In Bradyrhizobium paxllaeri, the genomic stretch CCGCCATGAGTGATGGCGGCGCTTGTAGCGCTTCCGCGGCGGCTTGCCGCTCTCCGTCACGTTGACGGTAATGACTTCCGAGTAGACTGCCGGATCGTGCGGCACGTGAGCGGCGTCGGCGAACAGCAGGCGCAGCTTGTGCTGGCCGACCGGCAGGGTGATCTTCGCCTCGGTCTGGCCGGCGCCGAAATGCAGATGGTTGAAGTCGTTCGGGGTCGGTTTGTCGAGCGGCGGCATCTCGGTATCGATGAGCAAATGATGGTGGCCGGTGTTGGGCTTCTCTAAGCCCGCCGGTGCCACGCCCATGTTCAGCAGGCCGAAGCGGATAACCGGGTTACGAGAAATATAGGCGCCGTTCCTGGGATAGATGAAATAGACCTTGGCATCCTTCGGCGAGGGTTGACGTCCGCCTGAAGCAGGTGGTGCCGTCTGCGTCGCTGCGGGGGCGGTCTGCTCGGCTACCTTAACCTTGATCCGTTCGGATATCACCGGAGGCGAATGCGGAACGTGATTCTTGTCGGCGAACACGAGCTGCAGCGTGTGCTCGCCGGGCGTCAGCGAAATCTCGGCCTCGGTCTGTCCCGCGCCGAAATGCAGGTGCTGGAAGTCGTTGGGGGTTTCGACATTCAGCGCCGGCGTCGGCGCGTCAATGATCAAGTGATGGTGACCGCTATTGGCCCGGTCCGAACCTGCCGGCGCTACGCCCATGCCACGCAGGCCGAAATGCAGAGTGGTCTTGGGTGGCAGCGTGTCGCCGTCCTTCAATCCGATGAAATAGACGGCTGCCCCCGCCGGCGACGGCGTCGGTCCGCCAGCCTGGGCCTGTGCGGCGTGGCAATGCATCAAGCCGGCGACAAATGGAACCAGGACTGATGGCAGGAAGCGATGCGTCATCGCGCTCTTCCCAATGTCTGGACCGCAGCAGTCGCGGTAATCTGAAAAAAAATTGCAAAACCTAGTATTATCCCGTCAAGCAAAGCGAACGGGTCGGGCAAACGATATTCCTTTGCCGGCCAATGTAAATCCGAAATTGCTCGGCCGGAACCGTCGCCTTGCCGGTTGAGGCTGAATGAAGCATGTTATGCCCATTTGAATGTGACATGTCATACTGTCGATCGTTCAGGCCTACTGGAGATCACAACATGAAATTGGCCGTCTTGTCTGTGATCCTCCTCACATCGCTAGTGGAATTGGCGAGCACTGTGGCGATCGCCCAGCGAGGGCTGAGCAGCGGCCAGTCTGCCGACGGGCCGTCCGCGCCATCCAACACCAGGGTAGCTCAAAATGGTGCCCCTCTGGATCCAGGAGAACTATTTCGCGATTGCGACAATTGTCCTGAGCTTGTGGTGGTGCCGCCGGGGGATTTCGTGATGGGATCCAATGAGACGCCCTATGAGAAGCCCGAGCATTCGATCAGCATTCGCAAGCCCTTCGCCATCGGCCGCCGCGAGGTGACGTTTGCGGAGTGGGATCAGTGCGCAGATGCTGGCGCTTGCAAGGCGCGTCCCGACGATCACGGCTGGGGACGCGGCGACCGCCCAGTGATCAATGTCAGCTGGGAGGACGCCAAGCTCTTCGTCGCCTGGCTGTCGCAGAAGACCGGACAAAAATACCGTCTTCCCAGCGAGGCGGAGTGGGAATATGCCGCGCGCGCGGGGACCAGGACGCCGTTTTGGTGGGGACGAGAGGTAGGCGCGGGTAAGGCACAGTGCGACACCTGCGGCAGTCCGACCAAGCAGCGGGTAGTGCCCGCTGGCTCGTTCCGGCCAAACGGCTTCGGGCTCTACGACACATCAGGCAATGCGGCGGAATGGGTCGAGGATTGTTGGAACGACTCCTATCGCAATGCACCGAAGGACGGTTCGCCCTGGATGTCGGGCGATTGCCGCCTGCGGGTGCTGCGCGGGGGGAACTTCCTGAGCAAGGCCAGCGACGTCAGATCTCCGGCGAGGTTTCGCTACGACGTTGACGTGCGCTACTATGCCAACGGCTTTCGCGTCGCGCGCGAGTTGCAGTGAGCGTGAAGGGTGCGGGAAGGATGCGCACGATCGTTGCGGTGATACTGACGTTTGCCGCTGCGCCGGCCGCTTTGGCGCAGTCCTACTCGTTCAGCGGGAAAATCGGCTATCTCCACGAATGGGAGATGACGGGAAATCTCGCGAAAACGGTAACGCGCCTAGGTGCGGACTATTCAGGGGCGATGACGCTGCGACACGTCGGCCTGTGCAGCGTCAATGGTCTCGAGCAAAAGCAGGCGCATATGCAGCTGAAGGTTTCGTCCGCACGCCTGGAAGGCACGTTGGTCATGGACGACGATCGATGCCGCATCGTTGCATCTGGCTCATCTGGATCGGGGCTGCTGACCTGCCGCCACGGACAGGGCGTTCCGATCAATCTCCTGATCGGCCCGGCGGTCGAGACCAAGGCGACTGATCGCGTCGGCAGCAATCCTTGAACAAATGGTCGGACACTTTTGTCCGTGAGCGAGACAGTTGTCGAATCGCGGCGTCGCCATGAGCAGCCACAATGCTTGTATCCTCGACCATTGCGCATCGCAGTCTTTTGGGCCTTGAGGGCGCCACGAGCTTGCAATTTCATTTTTGCGAACGCTGACGAGCCTCAACTACCCTGTGAGCATGATCACAGACGATCTCTTCTGCGGCCTTGTATGGCTCCGATATACAGGGTCGACCCTGCTAACCAGGATGCTCAGAGGAGGCGTAAATGGCTCAGGTCTACTTCCATTTCTCCAACGCCCGAGGAGTGTTGATGGATCGTTGCGGTACATCCGTATCCGACCTGATCGAGGCGTGCGAGAAGGCCACCAGCAAGGTGCGATCGGTCATCGCAGCAACCAACCTTGAAGATTGGCGTGATTGGGCCTTGCATGCCATCGATGAGGCCGGCGATGAAATTTTCATCTTGCCCTTCGCATTCGTGCTCGGCAAGCCACACTGAAGACGTCATGCTGTCGAAGCTGCCGTCATTCATGCGTTTTCACCAGTGCTTGAATGCGATCGCGACGACATTCCTCCGACGTGCCTTCGTTGGAGCGATACGCGCGCAGCGGCATTTTCGTCGCAGCCCGCACACCATCTTGAGAGCAGCCCGCGGCTCCTGGCGCGACGCAAGGTCGTGCATCGAATTCGCTCGCAGGGCGCGCCGTTCGCGCGACCGTACAGCATGAAGCCGGGGCTACTGTAGCAATCTTGCCGCGCTCATAAGCATCTCGCGTGACGGCTGTAAGCGGTCCCCAGGCTGCAGCGTCGGGAAACTTGAATCACTGTTCGTCGATTTATCCCATCATGCAGACCCTAGGAGCATGGCCGTGGCGACGACGACCCTGAGGATGCCAGCTGGCTCACAGCGTAAATCCAACAGGTTATGACGTAGCCAAAGCTGACTGCCACTGTGGGGGCGCCCGTGATTCCTGTCACAGATGGAAAAGCCAGCCTCGTGTATCAAGCACGCATGGTGAGGCGCTGGCTTGCTTCAAGCCAGATGTTGTTCACATGCAACCCCAAAAGGAGGGAATTCATGAGTGAAATGCATGAACTGGTCGATGCGGAACTCGACGCGGTGTGCGGAGGGCTCTTCGACTTGAACAATCTGACAGGCAATATCGTCGTACAGCCGCAGATTGCTACGCAGGTTGGTGTTGCCGTCGGCGGCTTCAGTGTCTTCGGTAACGGTGGTGCCGCTAACCTCACGCAGCTGCTCGCTCAGGCGAATGTCAGCTCGATCGGCTAGGTCACCGATGCCCGCACACCCCTTGGCTGCCCCCGCGGTGTGCGGGTACTCTTTTCAATCGAGAATTCTCATGAACACGGATCCCGTTGCGGGATTGGTAGGAATTGAAGGTGGCATGGTCTCCGAGGTGATCAACCTCGGATCATTCGGCGTTGGAGCGCTCATTCGCATGATCGGTTCCTCGGCCAGCGAGCGGGCATTCCACGTGTCCCAGCTGCTCTTCACCTTGCGCCACACCCGGCCCACCGTGTCCTTGCCGATGGCGCCAGCAAACAGAGCGCTGAGGGCGCGGCGCACCCGCCGCGTGTTGGCGCCGGCCAGGTAGCAGGACGACGGTATGGAAGAGCAGGCACTGCGGGTCTACCATCGCCGCACGCTGGCCGCCGACGCGCTGATCGCCAGCTGCTTTCCGGAGGTGTCAATTCGGGCAAGCGGGACCGCAATCTTAATCGGCCCGAAGCTGCTGGTCAGCAACCGCAGCCGGCTGCCGTGCCGATGACCCGCAATGCCGAGCGTTCCCTCACATCCGGCGCGGACGCGCAAGAGCCGCAGCGAGCACGCAGCGGATCAATTCTTCAATAAATTCCTGCGCGTCCGGGGAAGCTGCCCTGCCGCCTGGCGCTCGGCCGGATGCTGGTTCATCCACTCGGCGAGCTGCGGCGCGCCCATCAGGCAGGACTGCATCGAGACGTCGGCGAAGTCCGAGGTGGTGACGACCTGCTCGCGGCAATTTGTCGGAGAAGCGCGGCAATTTGTCGGAGAAGAGAGACTGCAGAGCACGGCGATGATCTTGATCACGACAGGAGACCCCCGTCGCTGCGATGGGCATTGGCGCCGCCGACCGTATGCCTTATCGGTGCCTTGTCATGCTGCTCCCTGACCGGGTCAACCGGCGGGAAGATGCTGTCATATATCGCGCGTGCTTCTTGAATTAAGCGGGCTCGGTCGCACTCAGATTTTGGGGAAAATCGAACAATATCGCCCATATGCGCTCCTCTGAGGCTGACCATCAGGTCATGTACACCACTCGGGTTCAGCGCTAGCAGCAGCCGATCGAGCCAATGCTTTTGCTGCATCGACATGCGAAGCTTTCACAGCTCGCCGCTCGTAGTCGTCAGCAAGGGCCTTGAGCTGACCGGCAATCGCCCGGTCTGTCATGGTTTCGGCATGGCGGAGCAAAGTCCGTGCTGTCTCCAAATATGCATTGCCTCGTCGTGAGATCGGAATCGTCATGAAGCCCTCGCTCGGTTGTCTTGCAGCTGGTCCAGGGGATCTGGAGCCAGCCCACCCAATTGCGGTCACTTTCCGCTGCGAACTCTGAAGCAATCGACGCTTAGCTGGACCGTGTAGCCGTCGTGCGTGTCATCGGGAGCACATTTCAATTCACTAAACGAGCCTGCTGATCGCGAACGCAGCAAGGAGAAACACCAAGAAAATTGCAAACTCTGGCATGACGTCGCTCCTATCGTGATCTCCGAAGTACCGTAGATGCCCGAGGCGACCTTGATCGTTCGGGATCTATTTAGAGAAACACTGCGATTGGCAGCGGAATCGCTTTTGATGGACCCGGCCGGGCCATCCCCTGTGGGATGAGCATCTCTCGGCAGGCAGGCACGGGTACGCTCGTTGCGCATCGACACCGTGTCGAGACCCTCTTTCCGTAAGTCCCTGAGCGAGGGTGCTCGTGTCTATGAGAATTCTCGATTGAAATGAGTACCCGCACACCACGGGAGCAGCCTGGGGTGTGCGGGCTTCCGTAAGTTAGCCGATCGAGCTGGTGTTCGACTGCGCGAGCAGCTGCGTGACGGCAGCAGCACCACCGGCACCGAAAACACTGGAGCCGCCCTGAGCCACACCAACCTGCGTGGCAGTGTTCGCCTGCGCGACGATGTTGTTGGACAGATTGGTAAAGTCGAAGATCCCGCCGCACACCGCGTCGAGTTCCGCATCGATCAGTTCATGCACTACTTTCATGAGTTCTCTCCTTGGGGGTGTGTGTGAACAACATCTGGCTCGAAGCAGCCAGTGCCTCACTACGCGTGTTTGATACACGAGGCTGGCTTTTCCATCTGTGACAGAAATCACGGGGGTGCCCCACAGCGGCAGTCAGCTTTGGCTACGCCAGGGTGAACTCTTGGCCAGAATGCTCTTTGTTTGTGGGATGTCGGCTTGGATCACGAACAACAAAATTTGTGCGCCCATGATGTCGCTCTGCAAATGATCGATACGTCCATTGTCCGCGTGCATCAGCACGGTGCCTGCATCAACCGAAATAGAAGACAATCCATGAGACGGTCACGTGGCGGATTGATCAGCGAAATTCATGCCGTCTCTGTCGGAAACCTAATCCGGCCGGTACGTAAGGCCGGATCGCGCAATGCTTCTGCCTTATGAGAGAAGCTTGCAGCATGGTCTGGTCGGTGCTGGTCTCATTGTTCCGGGCGCGGGTGTCGCTGGAAGCTGAGATCCTGAGATCGGCTCAATCCGCTGGGAATGCTTCGATCATGTCGTAGTACTTGGCGAAAGCCGTCTGCGCCACGTTCTGCCGTCGTATAAGAATGACTACAACGACTCGCGCACTCATTTGCGCCCGTGATTTCTGTCACAGATGGAAAAACCAGCCTCGTGTATCAACAAGCGTAGTGAGGCACTGGCTGCTTCGAGCCAGATGTTGTTCACACACAACCCCCAAGGAGGGAACTCATGAAAGCAGTGCATGAACTGATCGATGCGGAACTCGACGCGGTGTGTGGCGGGATCTTCGACTTTACCAATCTGTCCAACAACATCGTCGCACAGGCGAACAACGCCACGCAGGTCGGTGTGGCTCAGGGCGGCTCCAGCGTCTTCGGTGCCGGCGGTGCTGCTGCCGTCGCGCAGCTGCTCGGGCAGTCGAACACCAGCTCGATCGGCTAACTTACGGAAGCCCGCACACCCCTGGCTGCTCCCGGGGTGTGCGGGTATTCATTTCAATCGACAATTTTTGGACGCGAGCACCCTCGCTCAGGGAATTACGGGACGAGGGGCTCGACACGGTGTCGATGCGCTACGAGCGCACCCGTGCCTACCTGCCGAGAGATGCTCATCACACAGGGGCCGGGTCCATCAAAAGCGATCAGGAAACCCTGTAAATCTTGGAAGGTGAGAGATCTTCCGCCCCAGGTCCGCTCCACACAACCGCTGTGCTCTTCTGGAGGTCGCCCTGTGGCCTCCCAGACGACCTCGCTCACGTGGGCTCTTGCTAGTCCCTATTTCGGTTCGCAGGACTGTGAAGTGCACATGATGTTTCAGGATCGCTGTCCGCCGCCGTTAGGCTAGCGATGAGCCGGTTCGACCAACTGCCGCTCGGCAAAATCCGAAAACGGCCCCGGCTCGCTCATGAGCTCTGCGAAGCTTCCCGTTTGCACGATTTTGCCGCGCGAGAGCATGACAATACGATCTGCATTGCGGACGGTGCTGAGGCGATGTGCAATCACAATCCGCGTGATGCTCAGTCGTTCCAGCGAGGCGCCGACGATGCTTTGGGTTTGGTTGTCGAGCGCGCTGGTTGCCTCATCAAACAGAAGAATCCGTGGCGAACGCGCAAGAGCCCGGGCGATCAATAGTCGCTGCCGCTGACCGCCTGACAGCGTACTCACGCCTTCCGCAACCAGCGTATGCATGCCCATCGGCATCTGCGCGATGTCGGCATCCAGCGCCGCCAGTCGGGCGGCCTCCCACGCCTTCTCCAGCGGCAAATCAACGCCGCCGCAGATGTTTTCGTAAAGGCTTCCGGTTGCGAGCTTGGTATCTTGCAGCACCACCCCAAGCTGACGGCGTACCGCGCTGATGTCGAGCGTGTTGAGCGCCTTGCCGTCGTAAAACACCGTGCCGGCTTCCGCCCGCTCAAAACCGAGCAGCAAACGAAAGAGCGACGATTTCCCGCTGCCTGAGGGACCGACGATCGCGACGTAGTCACCGGTCGCAATGCTTAGGCTGACGTCATCCAGGACCTTCGGCCCGCCTCGCGCATAGCGGAAGACCACGCCGGAAAGTTCGATCTCTCCGGATAGTTCTCCAGGCGATCGCCGTTCCCCGGAGATCTCGGCCGAGGTGGAAATCACGGGCTTCAGGCGGGTGAGGTGTGGAATCGCCACCAGCGATTCGCTGACGCTCGAGGCCCAAGTGCCGATCGCGGCCATGGTCTGTCCGAACGCCGTCAGAAAGCCGAGAAAAGCGCCGAGATCGAGCAGGACGCGACTGTTTGTGTAGGAGGCAAGCGCAAAGATGGTCAATGTCGCCAGCATCGGAAAGGCGGTGTCAAAGGTGCTCAGCGCGTTGGCCGCTTGCTGCGAGACGATGAAATAGCGCCTCTGTACGGCAAATTGTTGCGACCATCGCGCTAACGCGCGCGCCGTTGCGCCTGCCACGCGCAACTTGCTGACTCCCGTAATCAACTGCAGCACAAAGCCGTTGGCCGTGCCTTGCAGGTTGAAATGCCTGGTTTCATAGTAGAGTCGCAGGGCGCTCGTGGCAAGAATCACAGCCGCTCTAATCATCGTGAGCAGCAGTGCAATGCTGCCCAGACGGAGGTCATAGTAGAGCATCAGCCCAATGCTGAAGAGACAAAAGAACGAGGCCGTAAAGCCGCGCAGCACGCGTCCGGTGAAGATCCGGCGAGCGGCGTTGATGCCCATGGCGCGATCGACCAAGTCGCCGCTTGTATGTTCGCGAAACAGAGAGGTGGGTAGGCGGAGCAGTCGGTCGATCAGCGCGGCCTGCAGCTTATAGTCGAGCAGACCTTCGAGCCTTAACGTGACCCGTCCCTGCATCATCTGCAGACTGGCCATCGCCATAGCGGTGACCGTCAGCGCAAGCGCACAAACAACGAGCTGATCGATCTCGGTGCGCGGGATAACCGAACTGACCAGGACATTCGTCAGCAATGGCGGCACCAGCGACAGTAGCCCGATTACCAGAACAGCCAACGCGATGCGCGCGATGCTGCCTGAGACGCCTCGCCACGCGAAGGTAAGCAGATCGCGGTATCGAAGAGGGTGGGGTGGCAACGCTGGATAGAAAGCGATGGCCTCCGGATTGAGCTCGCCGGCAACGGAGCGATCGACCAAGCGATGCCTTCCGCCTTTCGGATCGAACATCGTGTAGGTGTTCGCCCGATTGCGCACCAGCGCCACTGGACTGCGTTGGTCTCCAAGCCAACCGAGGAGCGGTCCAACATCGGTCTTCCACCAGACATCGCGCAGGACCACACGGCGGACCCGCAATTGGGCCGTGCGAGCGATGTCCAAAATCTCGCTGAAGGCCTGTCCTGCGGGCTGAGCTCGCTGAGAGAGCGTAATCGGTATTCCCAGTTCTTCTCCGACGATGCGGCAACTGCAAAGCAGCGGGTCCGCCGGGTCCCACTCGGATTGCGCGCGATCGCGTTTTCTGACCACGATATCAGAGAGGCGCTCAAACGAATCGAGCGTTTGCGACGCAATGAGTTCGCCACGCCGGGCTAGCTGTTCCCGCTCTCGAATGGCGCCCTCTGCCAGGCTGCACTCAAGATGGCCAATAACTGCGAGCTGGAATCGATCAATCGCGGGCCAGAGGAGCAGGGCATCCGGCGGATTCGCGTCGAGACGCAATTTGCACCCGTGCTCGCCTGCTTCCACCCACACTCCACCGGTCAAAGGGAGAGGAGGCTGCCCGGGAGCGAAGCTCGGGCCAAGGCTCATGAGCTTTGCCGTCCCGGTTTCGAGGTGTGCCCATACGAGGTCCCGCATCGGACTGCGACGGCGCTCGCCCGGCTGCAGTTCAATCGCTTCACCGATCACCTGCTCGGAAATGGTCTCGCTTGCCGCCGAGCGGGCCATGAACGTCGCCAAGTGGGCAATCCAGCCAGACACACGTTCAAAGGACGCGGCACTGCGCGGCACCTCCAAAAGCTCTGTCCCAGGGGCTCCGACCGCGATGATTTGCAACCGGCTGCCTGAGGTTTCGCAGGCATTGTGCAGGTCCAGAATGCCGTCGCCGGTTTCGACACGAAACAAATGCTGGCGCGTGCCTGTCGGCTGAACTGCAAACAAATCGACGTGACCGGCGGCCACTTGAAGAATGTGTTCGTGGTCGCTGAGAAGCATCGGGCGACGCGCATCGAGCGCAGTCCGGTGCAACAGGCCGATCGGCACCTCGCGTTGATGCCCAACGAAATTTTCGCTGGCAAATCGATCCGTCATCCGCGCGCCACCAGTTTGGCATAGGAGGCCTGAAGCGCAAGAAGCTCTTCATGCGTGCCGCGTTCAACGATGCGACCGCGTTCGAGCACGATGATTTCGTCGCAATCGCGTATCGTGCTCAGGCGGTGGGCGATGATGATGCAGCTGCAGCCTCGGCGCCGCAAGTTGTCGTCGATGGATTTTTCGGTGATCGGATCAAGTGCAGCCGTCGCTTCATCCAAGACAAGGATCGAGGGATTGCAAACCAGAGCTCGGGCGATTTCGATGCGCTGACGCTGACCACCGCTGAAGTTCGTACCGCCTTCATTGACGTAGCAGTCATAATTGCCCGGTCTGGTCGCGAGGTCTTGATGAATCAGCGCGTCCTTGGCCGCCGTCAGCAGGTGGCGCTCATCGGTTGTTGAATCCCAGAGCGTCAAATTGTCTCGCGCGGTTCCCTCGAACATAAAGATGTCCTGGTCGACATAGGCGACGGAGTTCGCGAAAACGTCCGCAGGAACATCCGTCAGCTTCCATCCATCAAAACGAATCTCACCCGACCAGGGTCTGTACAGTCCGCAGATCAGTTTGCCGAGGGTTGACTTTCCGCTGCCCGACACACCGACGAGCGCGACCCGTGAACCGGCGGGGATCACCAGCGAAAGATCCGCCAGAAGCGGCGGCTCGAGCACCGAATAGCCGAAGCTGACGTTGTGAAGTTCGAGTCGGCCGGCAAGCTTGGGCGGGAACGCATCCACATGTGTCGGCATTGGCGGCGCTAGCGGGTACCGGTAGACATCCTCGAGCCTTTCGAGCGCTCCCTTCATGGTTTGCAGGCCGCCGAAATAGTTCACGAGACCGACAAAAGGCTCGGAGAAACTCATTGCCAAGGTTTGGAAGGCCACGAGGCCTCCCAATGTCAGCGAGCCCTGAATGACCCGCCAGCCTCCGAAACCAAGAATCGCGGCGATCATGAGGCCGGTGAGCAGGGTCGGGACCATGTCCAATATGATGGCGGAGGCGCCGATCCTCTGTTCTGCGTTGAGGTTTTTGGCCTGAAGGCCGGCCCACCTGCCGAAGGCGTCGTCTTCCAACCCACTTGCCTTGACTGTTTCGATGGTCCGTACCATGCCCACGGTCGCCGCGAGCAGCTTACCCTGTTCGAGCCCCAACCGATAGCTCAGTTCCTGGCGGCGTGGAGCGACAAGCCGCAGGATAAGAACATTGATCAAAGAGATTGCGACGCAAAGCGCGGTCAGGGCGACGTCGTAGACAGCCATAGCCGCGGCGAACATGACCACCGACATCAGGCTGAGCGCATTGGCGGCAATGCCGCTTGAAAGCAGCTGGGCGATCTGTTCGTTGGCTGCAATACGGTTCGCAATATCGCCGGCGTGGCGTTGGGTGAAGAATTCCAGCGGCAGCGTCATGACGCGCCACAGAAAGCGGCTGGTCATCACGACGGCGAGCTTGGTCTGCAGCCGCAATAGCAGCGATTGGCGTAGGATGGTCAGAGAGGCCCGGAAGGCCGCCGTCACCGCCATGCCGATCAGGAGCGGCGCAAGCCAGCCGCGCGTGTGCTGGATCAAAATGTCATCAACAAAGATTTTTGAGAATCCCGCGGCAACAATATTGGGCACGACCGCGGCGATGCTGACAACAACCAGCAGGGCCACCGCTTTCCTTGATTGGCGCAGCTCACGCATGAGCAGGCGTATGCCCTTCGGTTTGCTGCCAACCTTCCCGAACTTTTCGCCGCGTTCAAACACCAGGACAACGCCGGTGAAGGCGAGGTCGAGCTCGACCAGATCGATCCGCCGCCGCCCGCTCGCGGGGTCGTTTATGTAGGCGCGCTTTTTGTCAATTCCTTCCAGGACCACAAAATGGTTGAAGTTCCAGTGAATGATGCAAGGCATTGCCATTTCGGCAAGTGCCGGA encodes the following:
- a CDS encoding NHLP family bacteriocin export ABC transporter peptidase/permease/ATPase subunit, which encodes MDKPTPNELTSKRGRPKSYVNRMASWLPRRSIRRTPIILQMEAVECGAAALGIILAYYGAWIPLEQLRIACGVSRDGSKASNIIRAARRHGLTAKGYSVEPPALAEMAMPCIIHWNFNHFVVLEGIDKKRAYINDPASGRRRIDLVELDLAFTGVVLVFERGEKFGKVGSKPKGIRLLMRELRQSRKAVALLVVVSIAAVVPNIVAAGFSKIFVDDILIQHTRGWLAPLLIGMAVTAAFRASLTILRQSLLLRLQTKLAVVMTSRFLWRVMTLPLEFFTQRHAGDIANRIAANEQIAQLLSSGIAANALSLMSVVMFAAAMAVYDVALTALCVAISLINVLILRLVAPRRQELSYRLGLEQGKLLAATVGMVRTIETVKASGLEDDAFGRWAGLQAKNLNAEQRIGASAIILDMVPTLLTGLMIAAILGFGGWRVIQGSLTLGGLVAFQTLAMSFSEPFVGLVNYFGGLQTMKGALERLEDVYRYPLAPPMPTHVDAFPPKLAGRLELHNVSFGYSVLEPPLLADLSLVIPAGSRVALVGVSGSGKSTLGKLICGLYRPWSGEIRFDGWKLTDVPADVFANSVAYVDQDIFMFEGTARDNLTLWDSTTDERHLLTAAKDALIHQDLATRPGNYDCYVNEGGTNFSGGQRQRIEIARALVCNPSILVLDEATAALDPITEKSIDDNLRRRGCSCIIIAHRLSTIRDCDEIIVLERGRIVERGTHEELLALQASYAKLVARG
- a CDS encoding formylglycine-generating enzyme family protein, translating into MGSNETPYEKPEHSISIRKPFAIGRREVTFAEWDQCADAGACKARPDDHGWGRGDRPVINVSWEDAKLFVAWLSQKTGQKYRLPSEAEWEYAARAGTRTPFWWGREVGAGKAQCDTCGSPTKQRVVPAGSFRPNGFGLYDTSGNAAEWVEDCWNDSYRNAPKDGSPWMSGDCRLRVLRGGNFLSKASDVRSPARFRYDVDVRYYANGFRVARELQ
- a CDS encoding DUF6894 family protein encodes the protein MAQVYFHFSNARGVLMDRCGTSVSDLIEACEKATSKVRSVIAATNLEDWRDWALHAIDEAGDEIFILPFAFVLGKPH
- a CDS encoding DUF4399 domain-containing protein, whose amino-acid sequence is MTHRFLPSVLVPFVAGLMHCHAAQAQAGGPTPSPAGAAVYFIGLKDGDTLPPKTTLHFGLRGMGVAPAGSDRANSGHHHLIIDAPTPALNVETPNDFQHLHFGAGQTEAEISLTPGEHTLQLVFADKNHVPHSPPVISERIKVKVAEQTAPAATQTAPPASGGRQPSPKDAKVYFIYPRNGAYISRNPVIRFGLLNMGVAPAGLEKPNTGHHHLLIDTEMPPLDKPTPNDFNHLHFGAGQTEAKITLPVGQHKLRLLFADAAHVPHDPAVYSEVITVNVTESGKPPRKRYKRRHHSWRSY
- a CDS encoding NHLP bacteriocin export ABC transporter permease/ATPase subunit, which produces MTDRFASENFVGHQREVPIGLLHRTALDARRPMLLSDHEHILQVAAGHVDLFAVQPTGTRQHLFRVETGDGILDLHNACETSGSRLQIIAVGAPGTELLEVPRSAASFERVSGWIAHLATFMARSAASETISEQVIGEAIELQPGERRRSPMRDLVWAHLETGTAKLMSLGPSFAPGQPPLPLTGGVWVEAGEHGCKLRLDANPPDALLLWPAIDRFQLAVIGHLECSLAEGAIREREQLARRGELIASQTLDSFERLSDIVVRKRDRAQSEWDPADPLLCSCRIVGEELGIPITLSQRAQPAGQAFSEILDIARTAQLRVRRVVLRDVWWKTDVGPLLGWLGDQRSPVALVRNRANTYTMFDPKGGRHRLVDRSVAGELNPEAIAFYPALPPHPLRYRDLLTFAWRGVSGSIARIALAVLVIGLLSLVPPLLTNVLVSSVIPRTEIDQLVVCALALTVTAMAMASLQMMQGRVTLRLEGLLDYKLQAALIDRLLRLPTSLFREHTSGDLVDRAMGINAARRIFTGRVLRGFTASFFCLFSIGLMLYYDLRLGSIALLLTMIRAAVILATSALRLYYETRHFNLQGTANGFVLQLITGVSKLRVAGATARALARWSQQFAVQRRYFIVSQQAANALSTFDTAFPMLATLTIFALASYTNSRVLLDLGAFLGFLTAFGQTMAAIGTWASSVSESLVAIPHLTRLKPVISTSAEISGERRSPGELSGEIELSGVVFRYARGGPKVLDDVSLSIATGDYVAIVGPSGSGKSSLFRLLLGFERAEAGTVFYDGKALNTLDISAVRRQLGVVLQDTKLATGSLYENICGGVDLPLEKAWEAARLAALDADIAQMPMGMHTLVAEGVSTLSGGQRQRLLIARALARSPRILLFDEATSALDNQTQSIVGASLERLSITRIVIAHRLSTVRNADRIVMLSRGKIVQTGSFAELMSEPGPFSDFAERQLVEPAHR